From a region of the Calonectris borealis chromosome 2, bCalBor7.hap1.2, whole genome shotgun sequence genome:
- the ATPSCKMT gene encoding ATP synthase subunit C lysine N-methyltransferase, which translates to MAPPAELSGSIRHGVMSKVLANESHAAGPQEDCDGGSRRRRWGLLVTAGVSGTLVALYAVVTPFVTPALRKVCLPFVPATSSQIKNVLKMLENRSGSLVDIGSGDGRIVIAAAKRGFKAVGYELNPWLVWYSRYRAWRDGVHQNTKFYISDLWKVSFSHYANVVVFGVPQMMPQLEKKLEEELECNTRIIACRFPFPCWIPDHTTGEGIDTVWAYDLKHSRGCETKSLEITPETES; encoded by the exons ATGGCGCCTCCAGCGGAGCTTTCTGGAAGCATCCGGCACG GTGTGATGTCCAAGGTGCTAGCGAACGAGAGCCACGCAGCAGGCCCACAAGAGGACTGTGACGGTGGCTCcagaaggaggaggtgggggctGTTGGTCACCGCTGGTGTCAGTGGGACCTTGGTGGCACTCTATGCTGTAGTCACCCCCTTCGTGACCCCGGCTCTGAGGAAAGTGTGCCTGCCCTTCGTTCCTGCAACTTCATCTCAGATCAAGAATGTGCTGAAAATGTTAGAAAACAGAAGCGGCTCCCTAGTTGACATTGGTAGCGGGGATGGCCGTATT GTGATAGCAGCTGCAAAAAGGGGATTCAAAGCTGTTGGTTATGAATTAAATCCCTGGCTAGTCTGGTACTCCAGATACCGTGCCTGGAGAGATGGGGTTCATCAGAACAccaaattttatatttcagaCTTATGGAAG gtttctttttcccATTATGCGAATGTTGTTGTTTTTGGAGTACCTCAAATG ATGCCACAGTTGGAGAAGAAGCTGGAAGAAGAGCTTGAATGTAATACCAGAATCATTGCCTGTCgttttcctttcccttgctgGATCCCAGATCATACTACTGGAGAGGGAATAGACACTGTATGGGCCTATGATTTGAAACATTCTAGAGGATGTGAAACAAAAAGCTTGGAAATTACACCAGAGACAGAATCCTAA
- the CCT5 gene encoding T-complex protein 1 subunit epsilon, translating to MSAMGTLAFDEYGRPFLILKDQERKTRLMGLEALKSHIMAAKAVASTLRTSLGPNGLDKMMVDKDGEVTVTNDGATILNMMDVDHQIAKLMVELSKSQDDEIGDGTTGVVVLAGALLEQAEQLLDRGIHPIRIADGYEQAARVAIEHLDKISDSFPVDPQNIEPLIQTAKTTLGSKVVNRCHRQMAEIAVNAVLTVADMERKDVDFELIKVQGKVGGRLEDTQLVKGVIVDKDFSHPQMPKELKDAKIAILTCPFEPPKPKTKHKLDVTSVEDYKALQKYEKEKFEEMVKQIKDTGANLAICQWGFDDEANHLLLQNELPAVRWVGGPEIELIAIATGGRIVPRFCELTAEKLGFAGIVREISFGTTKDRMLVIEQCQNSRAVTIFIRGGNKMIIEEAKRSLHDALCVIRNLVRDNRIVYGGGAAEISCALAVSEAADKCPSLEQYAMRAFADALEVIPMALSENSGMNPIQTMTEVRARQVKENNPALGIDCLQKGTNDMKQQHVIETLIGKKQQISLATQVVRMILKIDDIRRPGESEE from the exons ATGTCGGCCATGGGGACTTTGGCGTTTGATGAGTATGGGCGCCCCTTCCTCATCCTCAAAGACCAGGAGCGCAAGACGCGCCTCATGGGGCTTGAGGCGCTCAAG TCTCACATAATGGCAGCAAAGGCTGTAGCAAGTACTCTGAGAACATCCCTTGGGCCCAATg gctTGGATAAGATGATGGTGGACAAAGATGGTGAGGTGACTGTGACAAATGATGGTGCTACCATCCTGAATATGATGGATGTGGATCACCAGATAGCCAAACTTATGGTGGAGCTGTCTAAATCTCAAGATGATGAGATTGGGGATGGAACTACTGGAGTTGTTG ttCTGGCTGGAGCGTTATTGGAACAGGCGGAGCAATTACTAGATCGTGGTATTCACCCTATCAGAATAGCAGACGGTTATGAGCAGGCAGCCCGCGTTGCTATTGAGCATCTAGACAAAATCAGTGACAGCTTTCCAGTTGATCCACAGAACATTGAACCTCTGATCCAGACCGCAAAGACAACGCTAGGCTCTAAAGT AGTTAACCGTTGTCACAGACAAATGGCAGAAATTGCTGTAAACGCTGTACTGACAGTAGCAGATATGGAACGTAAAGATGTTGATTTTGAGCTGATCAAAGTACAAGGCAAAGTGGGAGGTAGACTGGAAGATACACAGTTGGTTAAAGGAGTGATTGTGGATAAAGATTTCAGTCATCCACAGATGCCTAAA GAGCTTAAGGATGCTAAAATTGCAATTCTTACTTGTCCGTTCGAACCACCTAAGCCTAAAACCAAGCATAAGCTTGATGTCACATCTGTGGAAGATTACAAGGCACTGCAGAAATATGAAAAGGAGAAGTTTGAAGAGATGGTGAAACAG ATAAAAGACACTGGTGCAAACCTGGCTATTTGCCAGTGGGGTTTTGATGACGAGGCAAATCACTTGCTGCTCCAGAACGAGCTGCCTGCTGTTCGTTGGGTTGGTGGACCTGAAATAGAA TTAATCGCCATTGCAACTGGAGGACGCATTGTTCCTCGCTTCTGTGAACTCACGGCAGAGAAACTGGGTTTTGCGGGTATTGTCCGAGAGATCTCCTTTGGAACAACGAAGGACAGAATGCTTGTCATTGAACAGTGTCAGAATTCCAGAGCTGTGACCATTTTCATTagaggaggaaataaaatg ATTATTGAAGAAGCAAAGCGATCTCTTCATGATGCGTTGTGTGTAATCCGGAATCTTGTTCGTGATAATCGTATTGTATATGGTGGCGGTGCAGCTGAAATTTCTTGTGCCTTGGCAGTCAGTGAAGCAGCAGATAAG TGCCCATCTTTGGAACAGTATGCTATGAGAGCTTTTGCAGATGCCCTGGAGGTGATTCCCATGGCACTTTCGGAGAACAGTGGTATGAATCCAATACAGACTATGACTGAAGTGCGGGCTAggcaagtgaaagaaaataatcctGCCCTCGGCATTGATTGTTTGCAGAAAGGAACAAATG ATATGAAGCAGCAGCATGTTATAGAAACCTTGATTGGTAAGAAACAGCAGATTTCTCTGGCGACTCAGGTTGTTAGAATGATTCTGAAGATTGATGATATCCGTAGGCCCGGAGAATCTGAAGAGTGA